The Chelmon rostratus isolate fCheRos1 chromosome 9, fCheRos1.pri, whole genome shotgun sequence sequence CTTACTTGAGATCTCCATCTGTGACAGTATCTCCCAAACCCCCTATGTAGAGGGTGCTGATGGACTTGTCCTCCGGTGGGTCCAGTCGGGGCATAGTTGAGGCCCGTTTCAGCAATTTGTCAGCCACTGGATCATTGATGCCGTAGTAACGGTCCTTTATGTTCTGGTCGGCTAGAGGGTCATCAGGGTCTGTGGGcttctcatgtctgtgtgaaaaCAAGAACCAGAATGAGAAACTGCAACTGTAACAAATATAAAGACATTACAGTCAAACTGAACCAGAGGAGCACACCGATTTCTATTTTTCCTGTAGGTATAAGTACTAATACATTTAAAttgataaattaaaaaataaaaatacatcagcGCACACTGCCACTGATTACACAGCACCCAGTTTGAACCCTAAAGAACTGCAGCTGTAGCCTGTTTTATGAAGTGTGACTCACCTGTATGGACACTCCTCCCCTCTCTTACACTCTCCCTTCACCCAGAAGGAGCAGATGTGCGGCCGGTTCCTCTTGTAATATGGTGTGGTCCGAGCCAGTTTCAGCAACATATCACTCGAGCTGGGCGCTTTACCGAGCTGGCCCACCGGCCTTGTGCCATCAGAGTTGGCTATCTGAGAACACAGAGGTCCAAACACACGAGGGatcaatgacaaaaagaaatccCAACCttagaaagagacacaaactacTAAAGGAATGTTCTGCTTTGGGCCTACTTGAGTGGAATTTTAAAGGTGAATCAAACCTCTGAAGTGTTGCAGATGGTTAAAATCAACATTCACTTCCAGGATTTTATTCATACTGAAAATAAAGGTAAGCTAAAGCCTGTCCAAGCCTTTCTCCCACAACAATTTCACAGTGACTCTCACACATGGATaatacacaaaatattattGGAAATTTGTAAAGGAACACCATAATACAGGACATGTTTTAATTGCAAAAACATTTAGTTATCAAACATATCAAAACTGCTTTACTTGTTTTAATCTAAGCACAATGCATGCCAAGTATACACTTTCAGATGTACTgtgcaggaaaaataaatgattattgaCTGGTTCAGCAGATATGTGTTCTTTATATTCAGGACAAAGAAAAGTGCTCAGGGCATTAGCTGTTGTAGCTGCATCAGAAAGCAATTATACCTCTCTCTCCATGTTCTGTGTGTAGTACTCTTTGTTCACATCTGACCTAGGAACCTCATCTTTAACTGCCAGCCCAGTGTCTCTGACCTGGATGGGCAAACCTGCAAAACACAAGGTCCGACAAGTGGGTCAAACTCACAAAGCTATATGATTCAGCGAGCCATAAGAAATGAACACAAGCCAAATTACAATTAGAAATTACATGGAGTCAGTTACAGAAACTCACCATACTCCAGGTCCAGCAGACATGTCTGACAAACATTCTTCATTTTACTGCAGGTCTGACAGACCTCTGTCTTCTTGAAACGCATTCGTGTTCCTGGACACCATCGGAACACAGTGAAGGGTCGAGCACAGATCTGATGGGTTTATGACGAAAACAGTAAGTATTCTGTCGCATGTGGTACAACTTTAACATAAGCTCTGTTGTGTGCTGAATAACCAAGAATATAAgtacaagcctgattccaaacaaTGTTGTGatgcataaaacataaatgaaacagaatgtgataatttgttaAATTTTTAATCCAtgtactttatttaaaaaacaacaacaatatatttaacttttttcttcatcaacttcattgtcattgatttttgtaaaattcatactcattctgaatttgatgccagcaaaaatgtttcaaacaagttgagacaggagcaacaaaagacaggataagttgtggaacactccaaaaacacctgtttgggccattccacaggtaaacagggtCATCAAACATACCTTGCATTCCTTTCCATACTTCTCCTTGGTCTGTAAAGCAAAGCatgaacaaaactgaaatctaCTGGTGTCAACACTACAAGTAAAATAACCAATTCAATTCAATACAATGCATTATGATGGCACTGTAATGCTCACTCACCATACGGATGTAAGGGTTTTCTCCTAAACATGTCTGACACAGAATTGGAAAATCctggaagaaaaaggaaaacagatgttcattttattaaaacCGAGCACCATATCTGGTATTCATCCAACGGTCCCTGAATGCAAGGTATCTGAAACAGTAACTTGGCCCACATTCGCTTTCACTTTCTGCTATGGGCACCTTGGCAAAGTTACATGTGTGAAAACAGGGAGTGCACTGGGACTTGCTCACTCCTTCTTTGCCATCTGGTGAAGGATGCTGTTTCAATCCAAGTGTTGACTGCTGAAAACGACCTTGCCTTAATCCGCCTCACTGACAGCATCAGCACCTACACCTAAATATAAGCAGCTCTTGTGGCTCAAACGTCAACGACATGGTCTAGGGTTGCAAAGTTTATATTCTGATGTCTTGGTAAAACTAACATTGGCCAAAGGCCCTGTTGTGTCATGGCTCAAGACAGGAAACTAATTTGCTGCCTTATATAGTCTGGTTTTGCACCCTTTAAGAGGTTAAAAAATAGAAGTGCTTAATTTACTAACAATAACTTTAAGAGTGAAGATTTGGTAGATGTACGACGACTTCCGTTTAGAACATATGTAAGGTTAGTTTCTCACTACGGTTACAAAGACCGGGTTATCTGTATGAGGACGACTGACAAGCAACAAGCTTGGCTGAAATAATACGTTAACAAGTTTTCATACAGTTCAGAGTTGTTTATAAcacagttctctctctctctctttttttttttttgatatttcCCAAAGTCGTTATACAAGTTGTGATTGACCGATCAGGCAAGATCATATGGTCCTTTTCTATCAGCGCCTGCTAAGCTAACGTTACAGTTCAAGCTCAATGAGTTTAACATGGCCGAGGAACTAATCCaaaacaacaggcaataacttGCTTGTGTGGCGGATTGGCTCGGTTCTGTATAACGCAGTTATTAGTGGCATTTGTTAGCTGACAAGCGTTACTTGACGCAACTTCATTCTATTATTGTTAGCCGGCTAGTGCTAGCTTTGATTAGCTTAGACAGCTAAGTTTA is a genomic window containing:
- the rbm22 gene encoding pre-mRNA-splicing factor RBM22 — encoded protein: MATSLGSNTYNRQNWEDADFPILCQTCLGENPYIRMTKEKYGKECKICARPFTVFRWCPGTRMRFKKTEVCQTCSKMKNVCQTCLLDLEYGLPIQVRDTGLAVKDEVPRSDVNKEYYTQNMEREIANSDGTRPVGQLGKAPSSSDMLLKLARTTPYYKRNRPHICSFWVKGECKRGEECPYRHEKPTDPDDPLADQNIKDRYYGINDPVADKLLKRASTMPRLDPPEDKSISTLYIGGLGDTVTDGDLKSHFYQFGEIRTITIVQRQQCAFIQFATRQAAEMAAEKSFNKLIINGRRLTVKWGRSQAARGKEGIKDGVSEMGTRLDPVPGLPGALPPPPALDEETPANYFNLDPSTSPAVMNIALPPPPGINPPPPGFGPPMFHPMGPMAPPMPPPMSMRPPGQIHYPSQDPQRMGAHAAHGSRHGD